One genomic window of Halorubrum hochsteinianum includes the following:
- a CDS encoding DUF7261 family protein: MADVSFPRRRGHENDGPDHDEDRAQIILITGLTLAVLFVAVVLLLNTVIYTENLATRGTDAGGAEAIEFRDDAVDDLAGILHREHRNASDGDVLDDFDESAGTYGRTVAGLRARDGVIANVSVNRSTVDRGYFVAQNETESGFRNMTAPDGTTANWTVAGGVTRTRNYRMTVDPDDLSSSPDPVFTVVADGTDGGTNETWSASLSAGSGDNLTVTVDDGDGSPATESFEPGPGGNHAVDFTGGTVNGVPFDALVWADGVQTGSDPYGLRYENGTAATGTYHLVVDDRDGGASPDRPSRPYVADAVYSVYVELTHRTPELTYGDAVRLAPGERDA; encoded by the coding sequence ATGGCAGATGTGAGTTTCCCCCGCAGGCGCGGGCACGAGAACGACGGCCCCGACCACGACGAGGACCGGGCGCAGATCATCCTGATCACCGGGCTCACGCTCGCCGTCCTCTTCGTCGCGGTGGTGCTCCTGTTGAACACCGTCATCTACACCGAGAACCTCGCGACTCGGGGTACGGACGCGGGGGGCGCGGAGGCGATCGAGTTCCGCGACGACGCCGTCGACGACCTCGCCGGGATCCTCCACCGCGAACACCGGAACGCGAGCGACGGCGACGTCCTCGACGACTTTGACGAGAGCGCGGGGACGTACGGTCGCACTGTCGCCGGTCTGCGGGCGCGCGACGGGGTGATCGCGAACGTGAGCGTGAACCGCTCCACCGTCGACCGGGGGTACTTCGTCGCCCAGAACGAGACCGAGAGCGGCTTCCGGAACATGACTGCCCCCGACGGCACGACGGCGAACTGGACGGTCGCCGGCGGGGTAACGCGGACGCGGAACTATCGGATGACCGTCGATCCCGACGACCTGTCGAGTTCGCCGGACCCGGTGTTCACGGTCGTTGCGGACGGCACGGACGGTGGCACCAACGAAACCTGGTCGGCGTCGCTGTCCGCGGGGTCGGGCGACAACCTGACCGTGACCGTGGACGACGGGGACGGATCCCCGGCGACCGAGTCGTTCGAGCCCGGACCGGGCGGGAACCACGCCGTTGACTTCACCGGCGGTACGGTCAACGGCGTGCCGTTCGACGCGCTCGTCTGGGCCGACGGAGTCCAGACGGGGTCCGACCCGTACGGCCTGCGCTACGAGAACGGGACCGCGGCGACCGGGACCTACCACCTCGTCGTCGACGACCGCGACGGCGGCGCGAGCCCGGACCGCCCCTCCCGGCCGTACGTCGCCGACGCCGTCTACAGCGTCTACGTGGAACTCACCCACCGGACGCCGGAACTGACCTACGGCGACGCGGTCCGGCTCGCGCCGGGTGAGCGCGATGCGTGA
- a CDS encoding DUF7266 family protein, with the protein MRDGPGGTDRAVSVTVGYVMTLAVATLLLSGLFVAGGSFVETQRERAAQGELTVVGERIAADLGTVDRVASSASPPRGNLTVERPLTLPDRVSGTGYRIRIEASGAAGTIALESEQAGATVEVPFRTSDDIAVRNATVDGGDLLIRWDPDTESGGAVVVSER; encoded by the coding sequence ATGCGTGACGGGCCGGGCGGAACGGACCGTGCCGTGTCGGTCACCGTCGGCTACGTCATGACGCTCGCGGTCGCGACGCTGCTGCTCTCCGGGCTGTTCGTCGCCGGCGGGTCGTTCGTCGAGACGCAGCGCGAGCGCGCGGCGCAGGGGGAACTCACCGTGGTCGGCGAGCGGATCGCGGCCGATCTGGGCACCGTCGACAGGGTCGCGTCGAGTGCGTCGCCGCCGCGGGGGAACCTGACCGTCGAACGGCCGCTGACGCTCCCCGACAGGGTGTCGGGGACCGGCTATCGGATCCGTATCGAGGCGTCGGGGGCGGCGGGCACGATCGCGCTCGAAAGCGAACAGGCCGGCGCGACCGTCGAGGTCCCGTTCCGCACGAGCGACGACATCGCGGTCCGGAACGCGACCGTCGACGGCGGCGACCTCCTGATACGCTGGGACCCGGACACCGAATCCGGCGGGGCCGTGGTGGTGAGTGAGCGATGA
- a CDS encoding DUF7289 family protein — MTDRGRGSGPQRDDRRTGLWGDDRGVSETIGFVLVFGLIATTIAVTFTVGLGGLEDARLAERDNNVERAFDVLHDNVNDLSRDGAPSRATELRLGGGELAFADDSTLRILDSTGDGIERSSTSIVYRGAGETEIRYEHGAVIRRDGGGSVMLQEPDLLFGETTLIGFVDVGREGTERVGGDRTVLVRTDRPGDRTATELTGNVTIRIRGPTVDAWARYFEEQEEGSGSGTFDEVNRTAPDELTVNMTADDGDRVVVHRTPVGVRFTD; from the coding sequence ATGACGGATCGCGGTCGCGGTTCCGGCCCTCAGCGAGACGACCGAAGGACGGGCCTCTGGGGGGACGACCGCGGGGTCAGCGAGACGATCGGGTTCGTCCTCGTGTTCGGACTGATCGCGACGACGATCGCGGTCACGTTCACCGTCGGTCTCGGCGGGCTGGAGGACGCCCGGCTCGCCGAGCGCGACAACAACGTCGAGCGCGCGTTCGACGTCCTCCACGACAACGTTAACGACCTCAGCCGGGACGGCGCGCCGAGTCGGGCGACCGAACTCCGGCTCGGCGGCGGCGAACTGGCGTTCGCGGACGACTCGACCCTCCGAATACTCGACTCCACCGGCGACGGGATCGAGCGGTCCTCCACGTCGATCGTGTACCGCGGCGCGGGCGAGACGGAGATCCGCTACGAACACGGCGCGGTGATCCGGCGCGACGGGGGCGGCAGCGTCATGCTTCAGGAGCCGGACCTCCTCTTCGGCGAGACGACGCTGATCGGGTTCGTCGATGTCGGCCGCGAGGGGACCGAGCGGGTCGGCGGCGACCGCACGGTCCTCGTTCGGACCGATCGCCCCGGCGACCGCACCGCGACGGAACTGACGGGGAACGTCACGATCCGGATCCGCGGCCCGACGGTCGACGCGTGGGCCCGGTATTTCGAGGAGCAGGAGGAGGGTTCTGGGAGCGGGACCTTCGACGAGGTGAACCGCACCGCGCCCGACGAGCTGACGGTCAACATGACCGCGGACGACGGCGACCGTGTCGTGGTCCACCGAACGCCGGTCGGGGTTCGGTTCACCGACTGA
- a CDS encoding DUF7289 family protein has protein sequence MFGGERAQSEVLGTVLLLGLTVAVVGTTVALGGAALDDSQRTADLQRVEGAMTQVDSKASLVAHGESPSQRVSFGSGGGDVSVDHDAGRMVIAENETGDEIVNASLGALVYERDGTRIAYQGGGVWRSDGNRSRMVSAPEFHYRGETLTVPLVTISENTTANGDEVILTSEGSPNGHVAQNPVVDDIRVTVTGDYHEGWAAFFESRTDTRIIDRRNDSVTVLLRSELVGRGVSYSIGTLGANEFDLESIESLTADSYDSGGAGPSESRDNAVIAAGGEIDSPQGGGSDYVTIKGDLRARYDIQPNPNGIQNGDHPINVIGNVTERATIEDPDPVEGYLVRAIDEYDTRYGNASPTSYASWSDLGDDAPITSRSSVEDGLDVSGGSETYRAEDAEVIASDGGEDGTAADGDLTVDGGTVTFEAGGDHAGFRFDDADLSGGELVLDVTDGDLDLRVDDEFSLSGDGSDPTKVRVVGDGKARIHVGGDLALEGASEVTVDDDAELRVFHDEPGGDIDIGDGDDDTGITVSTGTNEPANSFWLFSNADSLEFDGDDAPVDLTGVVYAPNAEVDDAKGDVVIRGALTVDGFDDLDDARFTMRYDEALATAEVFDEVEQVPTINYLHVSTQEIRIEDG, from the coding sequence ATGTTCGGGGGTGAGCGCGCGCAGAGCGAGGTGCTCGGAACGGTGTTACTGCTGGGGCTGACGGTCGCGGTCGTCGGTACCACGGTCGCGCTCGGCGGTGCCGCGCTCGACGACTCCCAGCGGACCGCGGACCTCCAGCGCGTCGAGGGAGCGATGACGCAGGTGGACTCCAAGGCGAGCCTCGTCGCGCACGGGGAGTCGCCGAGCCAGCGCGTCTCGTTCGGGAGCGGCGGCGGCGACGTCTCCGTCGACCACGACGCGGGGCGGATGGTGATCGCCGAGAACGAGACGGGCGACGAGATCGTCAACGCGAGCCTCGGCGCGCTGGTGTACGAACGCGACGGGACGCGGATCGCGTATCAGGGCGGCGGCGTGTGGCGGAGCGACGGGAACCGGAGCCGAATGGTGTCCGCGCCGGAGTTCCACTACCGAGGCGAGACGCTCACCGTCCCGTTGGTGACCATCTCGGAGAACACGACGGCCAACGGCGACGAAGTGATCCTGACGAGCGAGGGGTCGCCGAACGGCCACGTCGCCCAAAACCCGGTGGTTGACGACATCCGGGTGACGGTGACCGGCGACTACCACGAGGGGTGGGCCGCATTCTTCGAGAGCCGGACCGACACCCGGATCATCGACCGCAGAAACGACTCGGTGACCGTTTTGCTGCGGTCCGAACTGGTAGGAAGAGGGGTCTCGTACTCGATCGGGACGCTCGGAGCCAACGAGTTCGATCTTGAGTCGATCGAGTCGCTGACGGCCGACAGCTACGACTCCGGGGGGGCTGGTCCGAGCGAGAGCCGCGACAACGCCGTGATCGCCGCGGGCGGAGAGATAGACTCTCCCCAGGGGGGCGGATCCGACTACGTGACGATCAAGGGCGACCTCCGGGCTCGGTACGACATCCAGCCGAATCCCAACGGGATCCAGAACGGCGACCACCCGATCAACGTCATCGGTAACGTGACAGAGCGCGCGACCATCGAGGACCCCGACCCGGTCGAGGGGTACTTGGTCAGGGCGATCGACGAGTACGACACCCGCTACGGCAACGCCTCGCCGACGAGCTACGCCTCGTGGAGTGACCTCGGCGATGACGCGCCGATCACGAGCCGGTCGTCCGTCGAGGACGGGCTCGACGTCTCCGGCGGAAGCGAGACGTACCGCGCCGAGGACGCCGAGGTCATCGCCTCGGACGGCGGCGAAGACGGCACCGCCGCGGACGGGGACCTCACCGTCGACGGCGGAACCGTCACCTTCGAGGCGGGCGGGGACCACGCCGGATTCCGGTTCGACGACGCGGACCTGTCCGGCGGCGAACTGGTCCTCGATGTCACCGACGGCGATCTGGACCTGCGCGTCGACGACGAGTTCTCGCTGAGCGGAGATGGTTCGGACCCGACAAAAGTCAGGGTCGTCGGCGACGGGAAGGCACGGATCCACGTCGGCGGCGATCTCGCGCTCGAGGGGGCTTCGGAGGTGACCGTCGACGACGACGCCGAACTCCGAGTGTTCCACGATGAGCCGGGCGGGGACATCGATATCGGTGACGGGGACGACGACACTGGAATAACGGTCTCGACCGGAACGAACGAGCCCGCCAACTCGTTCTGGCTGTTCTCGAACGCGGACAGCCTGGAGTTCGACGGCGACGACGCCCCGGTCGATCTCACCGGCGTCGTGTACGCGCCGAACGCCGAGGTGGACGACGCCAAAGGCGACGTCGTAATTCGCGGGGCGCTCACCGTCGACGGGTTCGACGACCTCGACGACGCGCGGTTCACGATGCGGTACGACGAGGCGCTCGCGACCGCGGAGGTGTTCGACGAGGTCGAACAGGTGCCGACGATCAACTACCTCCACGTCTCGACGCAGGAGATCCGGATCGAGGACGGCTGA
- a CDS encoding alanyl-tRNA editing protein, with translation MTEQLHLDDDSVTAFDATVERALSGPLRVVLDRTHFYPTGGGQPHDTGTLRTTDGDRVWRVVDVEKRDTVYHALGPAEGADDGGGFPEPPEPGTEVRGEIDADRRAAHSRYHTAQHLLSALLLAEFDAQTTGNQLYSDRARLDAARDRFTDADLDRIETRLNELVADERAVSSYSMDRETAEATLDTERTRIDLLPDSIEELRIVEIAGPSEGDEPYDRTACAGTHVANTAEIGEVVVTGRETKGPEEERVRFALAEHVDED, from the coding sequence GTGACCGAGCAACTTCACCTCGACGACGACTCCGTGACGGCGTTCGACGCGACGGTCGAGCGCGCCCTCTCGGGCCCGCTGCGGGTCGTGCTCGACCGGACGCACTTCTACCCGACCGGCGGGGGCCAGCCCCACGACACGGGAACGCTGCGAACGACCGACGGCGACCGCGTCTGGCGCGTGGTCGACGTCGAGAAGCGCGACACGGTGTACCACGCCCTCGGCCCGGCGGAGGGGGCGGATGACGGCGGCGGTTTCCCGGAACCGCCCGAACCGGGCACGGAAGTGCGAGGCGAGATCGACGCCGACCGCCGGGCGGCGCACTCGCGGTACCACACCGCACAGCACCTGCTGTCGGCGCTGCTGCTTGCGGAGTTCGACGCGCAGACGACCGGCAACCAGCTGTACAGCGACCGCGCGCGGCTCGACGCCGCCCGCGACCGGTTCACCGACGCGGACCTCGACCGGATCGAGACGCGGCTCAACGAGCTCGTCGCCGACGAGCGGGCCGTGTCGAGCTACTCGATGGACCGCGAGACCGCGGAGGCGACGCTCGACACCGAGCGGACGCGGATCGACCTGCTCCCCGACTCGATCGAGGAGCTCCGGATCGTCGAGATAGCGGGCCCGAGCGAGGGCGACGAGCCGTACGACCGGACCGCCTGCGCGGGGACGCACGTCGCCAACACGGCCGAAATCGGCGAGGTCGTCGTCACGGGCCGAGAGACGAAGGGCCCCGAGGAGGAGCGCGTGCGGTTCGCGCTCGCCGAGCACGTCGACGAGGACTGA
- a CDS encoding transcription factor S, translating into MKFCDECGSMMKSGEGEDHWVCDSCGNEIGRDDSDDEWTTQSQVESEIVDVSDAEDKGLPTTTAQCPECDNDQAYWYMQQIRAADESETRFFVCTECEHKWREDDH; encoded by the coding sequence ATGAAGTTCTGCGACGAGTGCGGATCCATGATGAAATCCGGCGAGGGCGAAGACCACTGGGTGTGCGACTCCTGCGGCAACGAGATCGGGCGCGACGACAGTGACGACGAGTGGACGACCCAGTCGCAGGTCGAGTCCGAGATCGTCGACGTGAGCGACGCCGAGGACAAGGGGCTGCCGACGACGACCGCGCAGTGCCCCGAGTGCGACAACGACCAGGCGTACTGGTATATGCAACAGATCCGGGCGGCCGACGAGTCAGAGACGCGCTTCTTCGTCTGTACCGAGTGCGAACACAAGTGGCGCGAAGACGACCACTGA
- a CDS encoding DUF6517 family protein, translating into MEPPVVPRDRLDGWTLVAEATERPFAAGPVSVTAATTRYERETPPPRPFFFASRLRLSPDADPNPALTRLVESRAREGFRDRLADRAITGLEHRDDRSLAVDDSEASRATLSTFHGRCTVDGERVPVEALLAVWERGEYLLAGGAYPTGDGFEATRQGVLTLVRGVRPPDAADGGSPERSD; encoded by the coding sequence ATGGAGCCGCCCGTCGTCCCCCGCGACCGCCTCGACGGCTGGACGCTCGTCGCGGAGGCGACCGAGCGGCCGTTCGCCGCGGGACCGGTCTCGGTCACGGCGGCCACGACGCGGTACGAGCGCGAGACTCCGCCCCCGCGACCGTTCTTCTTCGCGAGCCGACTCCGCCTCTCGCCGGACGCCGACCCGAACCCCGCCCTGACTCGACTCGTCGAGTCGCGGGCCCGCGAGGGGTTCCGCGACCGCCTCGCCGACCGAGCGATTACGGGACTCGAACACCGCGACGACCGCTCGCTCGCGGTCGACGACTCCGAGGCGTCGCGCGCGACGCTCTCGACCTTCCACGGGCGCTGTACCGTCGACGGCGAGCGGGTCCCGGTGGAGGCGCTGCTCGCGGTGTGGGAGCGCGGCGAGTACCTGCTCGCCGGCGGCGCGTACCCGACCGGCGACGGGTTCGAGGCGACTCGACAGGGAGTGCTGACGCTGGTCCGCGGCGTCCGTCCGCCGGATGCGGCCGACGGCGGCAGCCCAGAGCGGTCGGACTGA
- a CDS encoding DUF7332 family protein has product MTRSHRARVGVLALALLLVAASVGGGAVAGGASASASGTANHVSGAATHASVASDGPETVGPGLDGNGSEVGPITRCFTGEGYPISIGGEGGATMEAVLHLSVLTDSGAGNEFGLETAGSLDGEPIVTLAAGVRLTAREAIANGVDPFAAFDVLYTYDLRLPMFEGAVGDAGYEDDGSPIDSSAGAVAC; this is encoded by the coding sequence ATGACTCGCTCGCACCGCGCCCGCGTCGGCGTCCTCGCGCTCGCGCTGTTGCTCGTCGCCGCGAGCGTCGGCGGCGGAGCGGTGGCGGGGGGCGCTTCGGCTTCGGCGTCGGGGACGGCGAACCACGTTTCGGGGGCGGCGACACACGCGTCGGTCGCCTCGGACGGCCCCGAAACCGTCGGGCCGGGCCTCGACGGGAACGGGAGCGAAGTCGGGCCGATAACGCGCTGTTTCACCGGCGAGGGGTACCCGATATCCATCGGCGGCGAAGGCGGGGCGACGATGGAGGCGGTACTCCACCTCTCCGTGCTGACCGACTCCGGCGCGGGCAACGAGTTCGGCCTCGAAACGGCCGGGTCGCTCGACGGCGAACCGATCGTGACGCTCGCGGCCGGCGTCAGGCTGACCGCCCGGGAGGCGATCGCGAACGGGGTCGACCCGTTCGCGGCCTTCGACGTGTTGTACACCTACGACCTGCGGTTGCCGATGTTCGAGGGCGCGGTCGGCGACGCCGGCTACGAGGACGACGGGTCGCCGATCGATTCGAGCGCCGGCGCGGTCGCCTGCTGA